In Colwellia sp. M166, a genomic segment contains:
- a CDS encoding PAS domain-containing hybrid sensor histidine kinase/response regulator, with translation MLAWLSIDTWLVTIISVGYLCLLFLVAYKGQNQSPEQWRCKPWVYSLSLAVSCTSWAFYGTVGQAATTGAWLAPIYIGSMLCLVLAWPMLLKMLNIIKRQNLTSIADFIAFRYDRSPKIAITVALIALVGTVPYIALQLRAISTSFDLLTGTFQSGVSTAFVVTVVLIVFSILFGTRQIAASKQNQGLVLAIAFSSVVKLFALTTVGLFATFFVFDGFADLASQQQSHALFSENNSVYLAIAQAILGAITIFVLPQQFHMMMIENHHPQELKTARWLFPLYFILINIFVLPIAIAGLITFPGGSVDADTYVLTLPLFFQQAWLGIIVYIGGLAAATSMVIVSAIVLSTMISTEVITPLTLKFKLFTKAGAPQFSGLLLKQRRLAISAILLFAFAFERSINQQSHLASIGLLSFVLLSQFAPAIIGALYWRKANGKGALTGLIVGSLVWFVTLLLPIIAPNLAWVQNGLFAIAWLKPTALFGLNFLDLTSHGVFYSLMSNIVCFVVVSLLTHRSVGEKLQAEIFISQSQSKFERNLSTEDLYSLLLRFIDKDSAEAFMKVAKSNHLNVDIEPVNLVEYTRLQLSGVLGSASTRMVMKAASRAEKMPLEDVVSIVDEANQMFRFNRELLQSGVENIEQGISVIDADMRLVAWNQRYIQLLDYPEGFVQAGLPIDILLKYNITRGIISGHYNSEQMIAKRIAHMRNGDSHHFQRTMPTGIVLEIRGQSMPGGGFVSTFSDITAHIEAEKALQQANETLEKRVESRTEELQKAKAEAEAANSSKSRFLAAASHDLMQPFNALSLFTSMLKKKVQGEELTVLAEHIDDSLNVVEALLSDLVEISRLDSSSEKIEKNQFALDDLLNPLKNEFTALAKQANIDFSYQLSQCVVHSDKRMLRRIIQNFLSNAVHYCHDKQGKKAHLRNRILLGIRRSKTMIRVEVWDNGPGIAVAQQKAIFREFERLEQNREIPGLGLGLAISERMAKLLGLAITVKSALGKGTCFSIEIPRVSASELIITNSKIGHEHRANKTLESLTETSADNPFNHIVVLLIDNDELMLTAMASQLIDWGCRVLTAHDQQSCQQALVNGEVAPNIIIADYHLDYGQNGVDLVQGMMTARQWHLPAIICSADPSESVRQHTSDAEFLFLRKPVKSLALKRIMRQLLI, from the coding sequence TTGTTAGCTTGGTTATCTATTGATACGTGGTTGGTTACCATTATTTCTGTTGGTTATCTTTGTTTACTGTTTCTAGTGGCTTACAAAGGTCAAAACCAATCACCTGAACAATGGCGCTGTAAGCCTTGGGTTTATAGCTTATCGCTAGCGGTTAGCTGCACTTCTTGGGCTTTTTATGGCACCGTTGGGCAAGCTGCAACCACAGGAGCATGGCTTGCGCCCATTTATATCGGCTCAATGCTTTGTTTAGTGCTGGCGTGGCCAATGCTGTTAAAAATGTTAAACATTATTAAACGGCAAAATTTAACCTCAATTGCAGATTTTATTGCTTTTCGTTATGACCGCTCGCCTAAAATAGCCATTACAGTTGCCTTGATCGCATTAGTGGGCACCGTGCCTTATATCGCTTTGCAGTTACGTGCTATTAGTACCAGTTTCGATTTACTCACCGGTACCTTTCAATCGGGTGTTAGTACAGCATTTGTTGTTACAGTCGTGTTGATTGTTTTTAGTATTTTATTTGGTACCCGACAAATTGCCGCCAGTAAACAAAATCAAGGTTTAGTCCTAGCCATAGCGTTTAGCTCAGTGGTAAAACTGTTTGCGTTAACGACTGTTGGCTTGTTTGCAACATTTTTTGTTTTTGATGGTTTTGCTGATCTTGCATCACAACAACAAAGTCATGCGCTATTTAGCGAAAATAATTCGGTCTATCTTGCGATAGCGCAAGCGATACTCGGTGCTATTACTATTTTTGTTCTTCCGCAGCAATTTCATATGATGATGATTGAAAATCATCATCCGCAAGAATTAAAAACCGCTCGTTGGTTATTTCCGCTGTACTTTATTTTAATTAACATTTTTGTATTACCGATCGCAATTGCAGGTTTGATCACTTTTCCTGGCGGTAGTGTTGATGCGGATACCTATGTATTGACTTTACCTTTATTTTTTCAACAGGCTTGGCTAGGTATTATTGTTTATATTGGCGGTTTAGCAGCAGCTACTAGTATGGTGATTGTTTCGGCTATCGTACTCAGCACTATGATCTCAACTGAGGTGATCACGCCGTTAACATTGAAGTTTAAATTATTCACCAAGGCGGGTGCACCGCAGTTTTCTGGCTTATTGTTAAAACAGCGCCGCTTGGCCATTAGCGCTATTTTGTTATTTGCTTTTGCGTTTGAGCGCAGCATAAACCAGCAAAGTCATCTCGCCAGTATTGGTTTACTGTCTTTTGTGCTGTTATCACAATTTGCCCCCGCGATTATTGGTGCCTTGTATTGGCGTAAAGCCAATGGTAAAGGCGCATTAACCGGACTGATTGTCGGCAGTTTGGTCTGGTTTGTTACTTTGTTATTACCGATTATTGCGCCTAATTTAGCTTGGGTACAAAATGGCTTATTTGCTATCGCTTGGCTGAAACCAACGGCACTTTTTGGCTTAAACTTTCTTGATTTAACCAGTCACGGCGTATTTTATAGTTTAATGAGTAACATCGTTTGCTTTGTTGTTGTTTCGCTACTGACGCATCGCAGTGTCGGTGAAAAATTACAAGCAGAGATTTTTATCAGTCAAAGCCAGAGTAAGTTTGAGCGTAACCTCAGTACCGAAGATCTCTACAGTTTATTACTGCGATTTATTGATAAAGATTCCGCTGAAGCCTTTATGAAAGTTGCTAAGTCTAATCACCTTAATGTCGATATTGAGCCAGTAAATTTGGTGGAATACACCCGCTTACAGCTCTCGGGTGTACTGGGCTCAGCTTCAACACGTATGGTGATGAAGGCTGCTTCTAGAGCAGAGAAAATGCCATTAGAAGATGTGGTGAGTATCGTTGATGAAGCTAACCAAATGTTTAGGTTTAATCGCGAATTACTGCAATCAGGAGTAGAAAATATAGAACAAGGCATCAGTGTGATTGATGCTGATATGAGATTGGTGGCGTGGAATCAACGCTATATTCAGTTATTAGACTACCCAGAAGGCTTTGTGCAAGCGGGTTTGCCAATTGATATCTTACTAAAATATAATATCACGCGCGGTATTATTTCTGGTCATTATAATAGTGAGCAGATGATCGCCAAACGCATTGCTCATATGAGAAATGGTGATAGTCATCATTTTCAGCGCACAATGCCTACTGGTATCGTCTTAGAAATTCGCGGACAGTCGATGCCTGGTGGTGGTTTTGTTAGTACTTTCTCGGATATTACGGCGCATATCGAGGCAGAGAAAGCGTTACAACAAGCCAATGAAACCTTAGAAAAACGTGTTGAAAGTCGCACTGAAGAGTTACAAAAAGCCAAAGCTGAAGCTGAAGCTGCCAACAGCAGTAAAAGTCGATTTTTAGCCGCAGCAAGTCATGACTTAATGCAGCCTTTTAATGCATTGTCGTTGTTTACTTCGATGTTAAAAAAGAAAGTGCAAGGGGAAGAGCTAACGGTACTAGCCGAACACATTGATGATTCACTAAATGTAGTGGAAGCGTTATTATCTGATTTAGTCGAAATTTCTCGATTAGATAGTAGCTCTGAAAAAATAGAAAAAAATCAATTTGCCCTTGATGATTTGTTAAACCCACTTAAAAATGAATTTACCGCCTTAGCAAAACAAGCCAATATCGACTTTTCATATCAATTAAGCCAATGTGTGGTGCATTCTGATAAGCGTATGCTTAGGCGGATAATACAAAATTTTTTGTCGAATGCAGTACATTATTGTCATGATAAACAAGGTAAAAAAGCCCATCTTCGCAATCGAATTTTACTCGGCATACGGCGCAGTAAAACTATGATCCGCGTTGAAGTATGGGATAACGGTCCAGGTATAGCTGTTGCACAACAAAAAGCTATCTTTCGTGAATTTGAACGCTTAGAGCAAAATCGTGAAATACCGGGACTTGGCTTAGGCTTAGCGATATCAGAGCGTATGGCTAAACTGTTAGGTTTAGCTATTACGGTTAAGTCAGCGTTAGGTAAGGGCACATGTTTTAGTATTGAGATACCACGCGTTAGCGCCAGCGAATTGATTATAACCAATAGTAAAATTGGTCATGAACATCGAGCAAATAAAACCTTAGAATCATTAACTGAAACTTCAGCCGACAACCCGTTCAACCATATTGTGGTATTATTGATCGATAATGATGAATTGATGTTAACCGCTATGGCATCACAACTAATCGATTGGGGTTGCCGTGTGCTAACGGCGCATGATCAACAGTCTTGTCAACAGGCATTGGTTAATGGTGAAGTTGCTCCTAATATCATTATTGCTGATTATCACCTCGATTATGGTCAAAATGGCGTTGATTTAGTACAAGGGATGATGACAGCAAGGCAATGGCATCTGCCGGCGATAATTTGTTCTGCTGATCCTTCAGAAAGTGTCCGTCAGCACACCAGTGACGCTGAGTTTTTGTTTTTACGTAAACCGGTAAAATCATTGGCGCTTAAACGTATAATGCGTCAATTACTTATCTAA